In Papaver somniferum cultivar HN1 chromosome 1, ASM357369v1, whole genome shotgun sequence, a genomic segment contains:
- the LOC113272918 gene encoding pathogenesis-related protein 1-like, producing the protein MININKFVSVFIMKLILLTVAALLVRVSQASLTPQEQLEYLNPHKTARESVPNCPAITWNATTEAFAQTVANSGKVTCSFPPLSGCNIISGSTITGGQAVNKWVAQKPYYVYATNTCATGTVCAHYTQVVWSASIGLGCARVTCTNNAGYLVVCCYNPAGNVAGQRPYIE; encoded by the coding sequence ATGATCAATATTAATAAGTTTGTATCAGTTTTCATCATGAAACTCATTCTCTTAACGGTAGCAGCCTTGTTAGTCCGTGTGTCTCAAGCCAGTCTAACTCCACAGGAACAGCTAGAGTATCTCAATCCTCATAAAACAGCTAGGGAATCGGTTCCTAATTGTCCTGCAATAACTTGGAACGCTACGACAGAAGCATTTGCTCAAACTGTCGCTAATTCAGGAAAGGTAACTTGTTCATTCCCGCCGTTGAGTGGTTGCAACATCATCTCTGGTAGTACCATTACTGGAGGGCAGGCTGTAAACAAATGGGTTGCACAGAAACCCTATTATGTTTACGCAACAAATACTTGTGCAACAGGAACTGTGTGTGCACATTACACGCAAGTGGTTTGGAGTGCCTCGATTGGGTTAGGGTGCGCAAGAGTCACCTGCACAAACAACGCTGGGTACTTAGTTGTCTGCTGCTACAATCCTGCAGGTAATGTCGCAGGCCAACGTCCTTATATAGAGTGA
- the LOC113319512 gene encoding probable LRR receptor-like serine/threonine-protein kinase At3g47570 has protein sequence MPIEVIVIIIVIAALLFSTLILFFVTLYWRRRSKFISHSTSIDVDNQLEGVSYSQLFKATNGFNDSSNLLGVGSFGSVYKGIILQQDESKPVAVKVVLHLQQRGATNSFMAECLALQKVRHRNLLKIITCCSSTDYQGNPFNALVFEFMAKGSLRNWLHPTMGATTNNDQQQLRILNLEKRLSIAIDVASALNYLHHDCQPPIVHCDLKPSNILLDDDLTAHVGDFGLAKFLSSPSSYSRSLNEQNASSMAIMGSIGYVSPEYGLGGQVSTKGDVYSFGILLLEMFTGKRPTDDMFTNGLNIHNYSKMHELPERIEEIIDSRLLLELTEGLNNAKIINYDTLRNEKIHITRDTMRRILASIIQIGVKCSSELPSDRNNMHEVNVDVQAVKNQFLRVGV, from the exons ATGCCAATCGAAGTTATAGTTATCATCATAGTTATTGCAGCTTTATTGTTTTCAACTTTGATTCTGTTTTTTGTCACTCTTTATTGGAGAAGAAGGTCTAAATTCATATCACATTCGACGTCTATCGACGTGGATAATCAGCTTGAAGGGGTTTCTTACAGTCAACTATTTAAAGCTACCAACGGATTTAATGATTCTTCCAACTTGCTTGGTGTGGGAAGTTTTGGTTCTGTATATAAGGGTATTATTCTTCAACAAGATGAATCCAAACCGGTTGCAGTAAAGGTTGTTCTACACCTTCAGCAAAGAGGTGCAACCAACAGTTTCATGGCCGAATGTCTTGCCCTACAGAAAGTTCGACATAGAAACTTACTAAAGATCATAACTTGTTGCTCCAGTACTGATTATCAAGGTAATCCTTTCAACGCTCTGGTTTTTGAGTTCATGGCTAAGGGGAGTTTAAGGAATTGGTTGCACCCGACAATGGGTGCCACGACTAACAACGATCAGCAGCAGCTGAGGATTTTGAACCTGGAAAAAAGATTGAGCATTGCAATTGATGTTGCTTCTGCACTAAATTATCTTCACCATGATTGTCAACCTCCAATTGTTCACTGTGATCTGAAACCAAGCAATATCCTTCTTGATGATGATTTAACTGCACATGTGGGTGATTTTGGATTGGCTAAGTTCTTATCTTCTCCCTCCAGTTATTCTCGTTCACTGAATGAGCAGAATGCATCCTCAATGGCAATAATGGGATCCATAGGCTATGTCTCTCCTG AATACGGATTGGGTGGCCAAGTTTCTACAAAAGGTGATGTTTATAGTTTTGGGATCCTTTTGCTTGAGATGTTTACAGGAAAACGACCCACTGATGATATGTTTACGAATGGTCTAAACATTCATAACTACTCTAAGATGCATGAGTTACCAGAGCGCATTGAGGAAATTATTGACTCACGTTTGTTGTTGGAATTGACGGAAGGtcttaataatgctaaaattatCAATTACGATACATTGCGGAACGAAAAAATACACATAACAAGAGATACAATGAGACGGATTTTAGCTTCCATAATTCAGATTGGAGTTAAATGTTCGTCTGAGTTACCTTCAGATAGAAACAACATGCATGAGGTTAACGTGGATGTACAAGCAGTAAAAAACCAATTTCTTCGGGTTGGAGTGTAA